The genomic region GGCGCCTTCTGGCTGAGCCTCCAGCAGCCGCAGTCCGCCATGGCCGGTCAGCACCACAGGACCCTCGCCCGACACGTCGCACACCGTGCCGGGCGCCAATCCTGCGGGTGCGACCCAGTCCGGCAGCGCCTCGGAGCGAAGCAGCTTGAGCCGCATCAGCGTCCCGCCCTTCAGTGTGAGTGGCAGCCAGGTGAAGCAGCCCGGCCACGGATTGAAGGCCCGGACGCGGAGGGCGAGTTCCGTCGCCGTGCGTGTCCAGTCCATCGCCCCATCCTGCTTGCTCAGCTTGGGGGCGAACGTTGCGAGGGAGGCGTCTTGCGGCGTGCGCGTCAACTGCCCCGTCTCAGCGAGGCGCACCACCCGGAGCAGCGCCACCGCGCCGAGGAGCGCCAGCCGTTCGAGCAGCGACTGGGCGGTGTCGTCGCGCAGGATCGGTTCGGCGGACTGCATCAGCAGGTCGCCGCTGTCCATCCCTTCGTCCATCATCATGGCGGTGACGCCGGTGACCGTTTCGCCGGCCGCGATGGCGCGCTGGACCGGCGCGGCGCCGCGGTAGCGCGGCAGCAGCGACAGGTGGATGTTGATGCATCCCAGCGGCGGGAGCGCCAGGATCGTCTTCCCCAGAAACTGCCCGTAAGCCACCACGACGATCAGGTCGGGCGCCCAGGCGCGAAGCTGCTCGATCGCCTCCGGCCGGTTGACCTTCTCGGGCGAGATCACCGTCAACGCGTTCACATGCGCCTTGGCCTTGCACGGACACGGCATGAAATGCTGGCGCCGTCCGCACGGGCGGTCGGGCTGCGTCACCACGCCCACCACCTCGGCGGCCCGCATGTAGACGAGGGCGTCGAGCATCACCGCCGACGTTTCGGCCGAACCCATGAACACAATGCGCATCCCCACTATCCTTTTGCTTGAGCCGCGCGGAGCGGAAACGGTCTAAAAAAACGGCTCCACGCGCAAGCCGCAGCGGCGTTTACTATAGCGTGTTGGCCGGGTCATCGGCAATCCGCAAAATACCCCGAGTCTGGTCTTGCAAGCGATGGGATACAGGCGGTACAATCGTTGAATCACGTTTCAAGAAGCGGGAAAGCGGGAAGGTTATGTTCAAACACCACGTTGTCATTGGGATGGTCGCCGTTCTGGCTGGTTGCGGGAAGCCGGCGCTTCAGCCGGAGCCTGCGGCTCGGAAACCGGAGCCCGCGGAGACCGTCAGCGCGGTTGCAGAAACGAACGCGCGGCCGGTTCCAGCAGTCTCCAGCACCCAGGCAACGGCCCCAGTCGAGCCTGCGGCGACCCCCGAGTCGGTTTCGGCGCCCGTCGAGGCGAAGGACTTTGAGGGTCGAATGGCGGAATTGGTCGCCTTCATGAACGACACGAATTTTGGCGAGGCGATCCGACTGGGCCGGGAGATGCAGAGCGCGTTTCAGGAACCGGAGCAATATAACCGGGTGGCCGAGACACTGCGCCGCCTGACCGAATACAGGCGGGCCGCCCCTCCATTGGTGATCGCGACCAAGAACCTCGCCGCGGCTGATCCCCGGGCGGCAAAGGCGGCTCTGAACGAGTTGGAAGAGGCGGAGGATCTGGGTCTTATTTTCCTCCGGCACGCCTTGCGCACACAGGCGGCGGAGATTGCCTTGCCGGCTGGCGCGCTGCTGCTCGATCTGAACGATACCGAGTCGATTCCCCTATTCATGCGCCACATGCAGGCGAATCCCGATTCACCGATCGGCCGCGCGTCGGTCCGGGCGCTTGTGATCATGGTTAAAAGCCTGCCGCCCGATGTGGTGCTGGCCTGCTTCGATAGCGTGCGGAGCGACACCGCCTTTGGCGCGACGCCGGCGTTCGACATTCTGGATGCCGTTTTTCAGCGCCTGTGTGAACGAGATGAAGCCCGGTTCAACGAGCGGGTGAACAGCGCGGAAGGAATCGATGTGCTCCGGGCGTATCTCCAGGCGGCCTTGTTCTCCACGAATGCAGCGGTGCGGGCGTGGGCGTGCACCCGTTCACCCGAGTTTCTCCCCCTTTTCAACGGTTTTCGAGCGACCTATTACGCGGATACGATCTTCGGCGAGCCTCTCCTCGACCGCAACGAGACACAGCCTCAGGTGGAGATCGGCAACCGGGCGTTCCCTGTGCCTGGAGGGGGCGTGAACGCCCTATCCGTCCGCTGGAGCGGCGATCTGCAGGTGCGGCAGGCCGGTGAATACGCATTCACGCTGCAGTGCGGGCCTTCCGCCCATCAAACGACCCGGCTGTGGATCAACGGCGAGAACGTGTCAACCCGTGACGGCTGGAACACTGTCAATTGGCAGCCGCAGACGTTCAAGAAGGCGCTCTCGAACGGATGGCACGCCGTCCGGATTGAATACACCAAGGCCAACAATGCGCCGGACGGGTCCATCCGGTTCACTTGGGCCGGGCCTTCCGCCGTCATGCGGTCGCGGCCGTGGCCGGAGGAGATCGATGCCATCGCGCGCGCCATGTCGGATCTCAACTCGACCCACTCATCCGCCGTGCGCGCGGCTCGGGAGCGGCTGGGATCGGCGTCGGACGTCGGCAAGGTGTTCCTGTACGATGGGTTTAAAAACGCATCCGGCGACGGTGCCAGGCGCGTCCTTGATCTGCTCACCGGCCTGTACGACGCGGACGTGGCGTCGGTTCTTCTGGCGCGACTGAAGACGGAAAAAGACGCGGCGATGCGTGACGGGCTCACGGACGCGCTCTGTGATCTGGCAGGGGTGATCACGCCGGACGCTTTCCCGGAGGTGTACCGCGCGGCGCTGGAGCCGGATGCGGGGGCCATGAATCCGTATGTCTCCATCTTGTGCGCGGCGCTGATGGCGCGTCAGGGCGACGCGGCGGCGTTCAATGCGCTGGTCACTGACGCTCAGGGCCATCAGGCGCTGACCCGCCA from Lentisphaerota bacterium harbors:
- a CDS encoding methionyl-tRNA formyltransferase → MRIVFMGSAETSAVMLDALVYMRAAEVVGVVTQPDRPCGRRQHFMPCPCKAKAHVNALTVISPEKVNRPEAIEQLRAWAPDLIVVVAYGQFLGKTILALPPLGCINIHLSLLPRYRGAAPVQRAIAAGETVTGVTAMMMDEGMDSGDLLMQSAEPILRDDTAQSLLERLALLGAVALLRVVRLAETGQLTRTPQDASLATFAPKLSKQDGAMDWTRTATELALRVRAFNPWPGCFTWLPLTLKGGTLMRLKLLRSEALPDWVAPAGLAPGTVCDVSGEGPVVLTGHGGLRLLEAQPEGARRMSGKALLCGHPLRVGDRLAAPLYPAAESIPEGPK